The following are encoded together in the Glycine max cultivar Williams 82 chromosome 8, Glycine_max_v4.0, whole genome shotgun sequence genome:
- the LOC100805312 gene encoding homeobox-leucine zipper protein HOX11, whose protein sequence is MELGLSLGDSSRPLLGFMEKPREATSNQLGLGFNTTLSIGPIITRQKDHQQDEDEEYQDEETKPNNNNNTHRTEDPNDLCSKPNNNTVLHQLDFLPQLALPWHPPSENGSLSSELGGSSRGLDVNVQPPAAEDEAARSSSPNSAASSFQMDLCIYNSRGGSSNKRDFEGEAYDQRTSSRASDDDDNNGSGGNTRKKLRLSKEQSAFLEESFKEHNTLNPKQKLALAKQLNLQPRQVEVWFQNRRARTKLKQTEVDCEYLKRCCETLTEENRRLHKELQELRALKTSNPFYMQLPATTLTMCPSCERVATNSTSTSSSMSATINATNSGATACVKTGNNNNNNDSPSKPIGFPFGKPRFHPFVHSSQQQLHQHQSSAS, encoded by the exons ATGGAGCTTGGTTTGAGCTTAGGAGACTCTTCAAGGCCTTTGCTTGGTTTCATGGAAAAGCCTCGTGAAGCCACCTCCAACCAACTGGGGTTAGGCTTCAACACAACGTTATCAATTGGTCCAATCATCACTAGACAAAAAGATCATCaacaagatgaagatgaagaatacCAAGATGAAGAAACAAAGccaaataacaacaacaacactcaCAGAACAGAAGATCCTAATGACCTTTGTTCCAAACCCAACAACAACACAGTTCTGCATCAACTTGATTTTCTCCCTCAACTTGCTCTCCCATGGCACCCTCCTTCTGAAAACG GGAGTTTATCATCCGAGTTGGGAGGTTCTTCACGGGGGCTGGACGTGAACGTGCAACCTCCAGCGGCGGAGGACGAGGCGGCGCGGTCGTCGTCTCCGAACAGCGCCGCCTCGTCGTTTCAAATGGATCTCTGCATATACAACAGCAGAGGAGGGAGCTCTAATAAGAGGGACTTTGAGGGTGAGGCCTATGATCAAAGGACTTCTTCAAGAGCTAGcgatgatgatgacaataatgGTAGTGGTGGTAACACCAGGAAGAAACTCAGACTCTCGAAGGAACAGTCTGCGTTCCTTGAAGAGAGTTTCAAGGAGCACAACACTCTTAATCCC AAACAAAAGCTTGCTCTTGCTAAACAACTCAATCTTCAACCTCGCCAAGTAGAAGTTTGGTTCCAAAACCGAAGAGCAAG GACTAAGTTGAAGCAAACAGAAGTGGATTGTGAGTACTTGAAGAGATGTTGTGAGACACTAACGGAAGAGAatagaagacttcacaaggagCTTCAAGAATTGAGGGCTTTGAAGACTTCAAACCCATTCTACATGCAATTACCAGCCACTACTTTGACCATGTGCCCTTCTTGTGAACGCGTGGCCACAAATTCCACATCCACTTCCTCATCAATGAGTGCCACCATCAATGCTACTAATTCAGGAGCCACGGCCTGTGTCAAAACAggtaataacaataacaacaatgaCTCACCCTCCAAACCCATTGGATTCCCCTTTGGCAAACCCAGGTTCCACCCATTTGTTCACAGTAGCCAACAACAACTCCATCAGCACCAATCCTCAGCATCTTGA